gagcccagACGGTCTAATTGTTAATGCTAAACTCTCTGTCCCTACAAACCTCCTATGGACAACTGAATGAAGTTAGGTGGACATTACACCCATTTCACAGGGTGGAAGGCTCCAGTCCAGAGAGCATTTAAGTCACAACCTTCTGTCATCAATCAGTGTTAACTTTCAATGCTAACTGCCACTACAAAGcagctctttttttcctttttaatgtttatttttgagagagagagagagacagagagtgagcaggggaggggcagaaagagaaggagacacagaatccgaagcagtctccaggctccaagcagtcagcacagagcccgacactgagatcatgacctgagctgaagtcggaggcttaacccactgagttagccaggcatcccttttaaaatgtaaaaatgtttttaatgtttatttttgagaggagagagagagacagagtgtgagctggggaggaacagagagaagagggagacacagaatccaaaccaggcttcaggctctgagctgtcagcacagagcccaaggtgggacctgaacccacgaatttcgagatcatgacctgagccgaagctggacgttcaaccgactgagccagcccggcaccCCCGAAACGGCTTTTCAGCACCCACATCATGGCCTGAATCTCTTATAGATTGTTAAGAGTTTTGGTCTGCATACTTTTGTTTAAATTAATGCTATGATAGAGATTGtacaagcctttttttttccttttaatggaatctaaagtattttaaagaagctTTTAGAGCTGGGTCTTGGGAATTTCCTCTTGGTAAGTTTGCATCTGTTTACACCTCCTTCTGATTTCACCTGGGTTTTAGGCTGCTGCATGCTTTTTTACAGTAAGGGCATTTGGTCCCTGGTCGCTGTGTTGAAGCCAGTACGGCCTGGATGGGTCAGGGGGACATGGGCACGTGGGTCAGGACCCTCCGGGTTCCCGCCGCACCCGTGCGCAGGCTTGGTGGGCACACAGAGACAGGCTAGTGAGGACTCCGGATGGCGCCATCTCCGGGCGCTCCAGGAGCTGTTATTAGGAAGGGCACGTATCCAGAGGTCTTTGGTGTGTGGTGACAGCTGATGTTAGGGCCACTCTGAGAGTGGATTCCTGCGCAGTGGCGCCCGCGACAGGATCTGGAGAAACTCCTGTCCCACTCTTTTTGTCTTAGAGGAAGGTGCTTTCATATTTCACACAGATGGTATCTGGCCTCCAAACTCGAGATGGGGATCTTAACATAACCTTTTGGGTACGAAGCTCTGTTTGCACTTTTTCGCGTTTCTGCAACTGTCCCCGGTAATAGAGGGAAGCTGGGATTCAAAGTGTTGCCacggatggggcgcctgggtggctcagtcggttaggcggctgacttcggctcaggtcatgatgtgagttcgagccccacgtggggctctgtgctgacagctcggagcctggagcctgcttccgattctgtgtctgcctctgcccctcccctgtttgcgctctgtctctcccactcaaaaaattaacaaatattttttaaaaaagtgtcgcCGCAGAAACTCGTGGCTAAGCAGGTGTCTTCCTCTGAGCCGGACTCTGTTCTGCTTGCTTTCCCCAGGGACCTGATGCCGCGGACCCTGGACGGGCAGATCACCATGGAGAAGACGCCCAGCTACTTTGTGACGCGCGAGGCGCCCGCGCGCATCTCGGCCATGTCCAAGGACACCAAGCTGATCGTGGTGGTGCGGGACCCGGTGACCCGGGCCATCTCGGACTACACGCAGACGCTGTCCAAGCGGCCCGACATCCCCACCTTCGAGAGCCTGACGTTCAAAAACCGCACGGCGGGCCTCATCGACACGTCGTGGAGCGCCATCCAGATCGGCATCTACGCCAAGCACCTGGAGCACTGGCTGCGCCACTTCCCCATCGGCCAGATGCTCTTCGTGAGCGGTGAGCGGCTCATCAGCGACCCGGCCGGCGAGCTGGGCCGCGTGCAGGACTTCCTGGGCCTCAAGAGGATCATCACCGACAAGCACTTCTACTTCAACAAGACNNNNNNNNNNNNNNNNNNNNNNNNNNNNNNNNNNNNNNNNNNNNNNNNNNNNNNNNNNNNNNNNNNNNNNNNNNNNNNNNNNNNNNNNNNNNNNNNNNNNGAGCGGCTCATCAGCGACCCGGCCGGCGAGCTGGGCCGCGTGCAGGACTTCCTGGGCCTCAAGAGGATCATCACCGACAAGCACTTCTACTTCAACAAGACGAAGGGCTTCCCCTGCCTCAAAAAGGCCGAGGGCAGCGGCAAGCCCCACTGCCTGGGCAAGACCAAGGGCAGGCCCCACCCGGAGATCGACCGCGACGTGGTGCGCCGGCTGCGCGACTTCTACCGGCCGTTCAATTTGAAGTTCTACCAGATGACCGGCCAGGACTTCGGCTGGGACTGAgcgcaccccctcccc
The genomic region above belongs to Suricata suricatta isolate VVHF042 chromosome 17, meerkat_22Aug2017_6uvM2_HiC, whole genome shotgun sequence and contains:
- the LOC115282706 gene encoding heparan sulfate glucosamine 3-O-sulfotransferase 3B1, which translates into the protein HAPPAPAPGPDGTTPGLPFQAAPATPLAAGREPPEGVASQEEQSPEAPDSPSPISSFFSGSGSKQLPQAIIIGVKKGGTRALLEFLRVHPDVRAVGAEPHFFDRSYDRGLAWYRDLMPRTLDGQITMEKTPSYFVTREAPARISAMSKDTKLIVVVRDPVTRAISDYTQTLSKRPDIPTFESLTFKNRTAGLIDTSWSAIQIGIYAKHLEHWLRHFPIGQMLFVSGERLISDPAGELGRVQDFLGLKRIITDKHFYFNKTKGFPCLKKAEGSGKPHCLGKTKGRPHPEIDRDVVRRLRDFYRPFNLKFYQMTGQDFGWD